From the genome of Labeo rohita strain BAU-BD-2019 unplaced genomic scaffold, IGBB_LRoh.1.0 scaffold_101, whole genome shotgun sequence, one region includes:
- the LOC127157212 gene encoding uncharacterized protein LOC127157212 isoform X1 yields the protein MKSAFKSFQIFLLLCGVFGADQYEVKSVSVMEGGSVTLNPDLTQIKNFYLIEWRFEDPVIAQTNGKDITYPNHTDIFRDRLLLDQTGSLTIKNMRIKHSGLYKLQIRHSTGTLKGKFSVTVYESTSKAEMKSMSLMEGNPVTLQTDVPQLYGDELIVWRFGDEGKLIAKVDIEAKSSPLYYDERFRDRLQLDHQTGSLTITNTRTTDSGLYAVEISSNKQTLYKKYTVTISAAPVPGLSAGAVAGIVVAVLLVAAAATAGVIYYRRKFSKQLNQLEKTIAVMEGEPVTLKPNKEIQIGDKIYWQFRGDLVAKKEGETTDGEITDGHDGIFRDRLELENETGSLTITNTRTAHTGLYTLEIRRGKIILRETFIVFVKDSTEERVNESVMPLLNRENGCSE from the exons ATGAAGAGCGCTTTCAAATCCTTTCAGATTTTTCTACTATTGTGCG GTGTGTTTGGTGCTGATCAGTATGAGGTGaagtcagtgtcagtgatggagggaggtTCTGTCACTCTAAACCCTGATCTTACTCaaataaagaatttttatttgataGAGTGGAGGTTTGAAGACCCAGTCATTGCTCAAACTAATGGAAAGGACATCACATATCCCAATCACACTGACatattcagagacagactgctGCTggatcagactggatctctcaCCATCAAGAACATGAGAATCAAACACTCTGGACTCTATAAACTACAGATCAGGCACAGCACTGGGACATTGAAAGGAAAATTCAGTGTTACTGTCTATG AGTCTACATCTAAAGCTGAAATGAAGAGCATGTCATTGATGGAGGGAAATCCAGTCACTCTTCAGACTGATGTTCCTCAACTATACGGAGATGAGCTGATAGTGTGGAGGTTTGGAGATGAAGGAAAACTCATAGCTAAAGTTGATATAGAGGCCAAGAGCTCACCATTATATTAtgatgagagattcagagacagactgcagctggatcatcagactggatctctgaccatcacaaacaccagaaccacagactctggactttatgCAGTGGAGATCAGCAGCAACAAACAGACTTTATACAAGAAATATACTGTTACCATCAGTG CTGCTCCAGTTCCAGGTTTGTCTGCAGGTGCTGTAGCAGGGATTGTTGTTGCTGTTCTGCTGGTGGCTGCAGCTGCAACTGCTGGTGTGATTTACTATCGCCGCAAATTCTCTAAGCAACTAAATCAATTGG AGAAGACAATagcagtgatggagggagagcCTGTCACTCTGAAGCCTAATAAAGAAATACAGATAGGTGATAAAATATATTGGCAGTTTAGAGGAGACCTCGTAGCTAAAAAAGAAGGAGAGACCACTGATGGTGAGATTACTGATGGTCATGATGGGatattcagagacagactggagcTGGAGAATGAGACAGGCTcactgaccatcacaaacaccagaacTGCACACACTGGACTCTACACTCTAGAGATCAGAAGAGGCAAAATAATCTTACGCGAAACGTTCATTGTTTTTGTCAAAG ATTCCACAGAAGAGCGAGTGAATGAATCAGTGATGCCACTGCTGAATAGAGAGAATGGATGTAGTGAATGA
- the LOC127157212 gene encoding uncharacterized protein LOC127157212 isoform X3, giving the protein MEGGSVTLNPDLTQIKNFYLIEWRFEDPVIAQTNGKDITYPNHTDIFRDRLLLDQTGSLTIKNMRIKHSGLYKLQIRHSTGTLKGKFSVTVYESTSKAEMKSMSLMEGNPVTLQTDVPQLYGDELIVWRFGDEGKLIAKVDIEAKSSPLYYDERFRDRLQLDHQTGSLTITNTRTTDSGLYAVEISSNKQTLYKKYTVTISAAPVPGLSAGAVAGIVVAVLLVAAAATAGVIYYRRKFSKQLNQLEKTIAVMEGEPVTLKPNKEIQIGDKIYWQFRGDLVAKKEGETTDGEITDGHDGIFRDRLELENETGSLTITNTRTAHTGLYTLEIRRGKIILRETFIVFVKDSTEERVNESVMPLLNRENGCSE; this is encoded by the exons atggagggaggtTCTGTCACTCTAAACCCTGATCTTACTCaaataaagaatttttatttgataGAGTGGAGGTTTGAAGACCCAGTCATTGCTCAAACTAATGGAAAGGACATCACATATCCCAATCACACTGACatattcagagacagactgctGCTggatcagactggatctctcaCCATCAAGAACATGAGAATCAAACACTCTGGACTCTATAAACTACAGATCAGGCACAGCACTGGGACATTGAAAGGAAAATTCAGTGTTACTGTCTATG AGTCTACATCTAAAGCTGAAATGAAGAGCATGTCATTGATGGAGGGAAATCCAGTCACTCTTCAGACTGATGTTCCTCAACTATACGGAGATGAGCTGATAGTGTGGAGGTTTGGAGATGAAGGAAAACTCATAGCTAAAGTTGATATAGAGGCCAAGAGCTCACCATTATATTAtgatgagagattcagagacagactgcagctggatcatcagactggatctctgaccatcacaaacaccagaaccacagactctggactttatgCAGTGGAGATCAGCAGCAACAAACAGACTTTATACAAGAAATATACTGTTACCATCAGTG CTGCTCCAGTTCCAGGTTTGTCTGCAGGTGCTGTAGCAGGGATTGTTGTTGCTGTTCTGCTGGTGGCTGCAGCTGCAACTGCTGGTGTGATTTACTATCGCCGCAAATTCTCTAAGCAACTAAATCAATTGG AGAAGACAATagcagtgatggagggagagcCTGTCACTCTGAAGCCTAATAAAGAAATACAGATAGGTGATAAAATATATTGGCAGTTTAGAGGAGACCTCGTAGCTAAAAAAGAAGGAGAGACCACTGATGGTGAGATTACTGATGGTCATGATGGGatattcagagacagactggagcTGGAGAATGAGACAGGCTcactgaccatcacaaacaccagaacTGCACACACTGGACTCTACACTCTAGAGATCAGAAGAGGCAAAATAATCTTACGCGAAACGTTCATTGTTTTTGTCAAAG ATTCCACAGAAGAGCGAGTGAATGAATCAGTGATGCCACTGCTGAATAGAGAGAATGGATGTAGTGAATGA
- the LOC127157212 gene encoding uncharacterized protein LOC127157212 isoform X5 yields the protein MRIKHSGLYKLQIRHSTGTLKGKFSVTVYESTSKAEMKSMSLMEGNPVTLQTDVPQLYGDELIVWRFGDEGKLIAKVDIEAKSSPLYYDERFRDRLQLDHQTGSLTITNTRTTDSGLYAVEISSNKQTLYKKYTVTISAAPVPGLSAGAVAGIVVAVLLVAAAATAGVIYYRRKFSKQLNQLEKTIAVMEGEPVTLKPNKEIQIGDKIYWQFRGDLVAKKEGETTDGEITDGHDGIFRDRLELENETGSLTITNTRTAHTGLYTLEIRRGKIILRETFIVFVKDSTEERVNESVMPLLNRENGCSE from the exons ATGAGAATCAAACACTCTGGACTCTATAAACTACAGATCAGGCACAGCACTGGGACATTGAAAGGAAAATTCAGTGTTACTGTCTATG AGTCTACATCTAAAGCTGAAATGAAGAGCATGTCATTGATGGAGGGAAATCCAGTCACTCTTCAGACTGATGTTCCTCAACTATACGGAGATGAGCTGATAGTGTGGAGGTTTGGAGATGAAGGAAAACTCATAGCTAAAGTTGATATAGAGGCCAAGAGCTCACCATTATATTAtgatgagagattcagagacagactgcagctggatcatcagactggatctctgaccatcacaaacaccagaaccacagactctggactttatgCAGTGGAGATCAGCAGCAACAAACAGACTTTATACAAGAAATATACTGTTACCATCAGTG CTGCTCCAGTTCCAGGTTTGTCTGCAGGTGCTGTAGCAGGGATTGTTGTTGCTGTTCTGCTGGTGGCTGCAGCTGCAACTGCTGGTGTGATTTACTATCGCCGCAAATTCTCTAAGCAACTAAATCAATTGG AGAAGACAATagcagtgatggagggagagcCTGTCACTCTGAAGCCTAATAAAGAAATACAGATAGGTGATAAAATATATTGGCAGTTTAGAGGAGACCTCGTAGCTAAAAAAGAAGGAGAGACCACTGATGGTGAGATTACTGATGGTCATGATGGGatattcagagacagactggagcTGGAGAATGAGACAGGCTcactgaccatcacaaacaccagaacTGCACACACTGGACTCTACACTCTAGAGATCAGAAGAGGCAAAATAATCTTACGCGAAACGTTCATTGTTTTTGTCAAAG ATTCCACAGAAGAGCGAGTGAATGAATCAGTGATGCCACTGCTGAATAGAGAGAATGGATGTAGTGAATGA
- the LOC127157212 gene encoding uncharacterized protein LOC127157212 isoform X4 yields MKSAFKSFQIFLLLCEWRFEDPVIAQTNGKDITYPNHTDIFRDRLLLDQTGSLTIKNMRIKHSGLYKLQIRHSTGTLKGKFSVTVYESTSKAEMKSMSLMEGNPVTLQTDVPQLYGDELIVWRFGDEGKLIAKVDIEAKSSPLYYDERFRDRLQLDHQTGSLTITNTRTTDSGLYAVEISSNKQTLYKKYTVTISAAPVPGLSAGAVAGIVVAVLLVAAAATAGVIYYRRKFSKQLNQLEKTIAVMEGEPVTLKPNKEIQIGDKIYWQFRGDLVAKKEGETTDGEITDGHDGIFRDRLELENETGSLTITNTRTAHTGLYTLEIRRGKIILRETFIVFVKDSTEERVNESVMPLLNRENGCSE; encoded by the exons ATGAAGAGCGCTTTCAAATCCTTTCAGATTTTTCTACTATTGTGCG AGTGGAGGTTTGAAGACCCAGTCATTGCTCAAACTAATGGAAAGGACATCACATATCCCAATCACACTGACatattcagagacagactgctGCTggatcagactggatctctcaCCATCAAGAACATGAGAATCAAACACTCTGGACTCTATAAACTACAGATCAGGCACAGCACTGGGACATTGAAAGGAAAATTCAGTGTTACTGTCTATG AGTCTACATCTAAAGCTGAAATGAAGAGCATGTCATTGATGGAGGGAAATCCAGTCACTCTTCAGACTGATGTTCCTCAACTATACGGAGATGAGCTGATAGTGTGGAGGTTTGGAGATGAAGGAAAACTCATAGCTAAAGTTGATATAGAGGCCAAGAGCTCACCATTATATTAtgatgagagattcagagacagactgcagctggatcatcagactggatctctgaccatcacaaacaccagaaccacagactctggactttatgCAGTGGAGATCAGCAGCAACAAACAGACTTTATACAAGAAATATACTGTTACCATCAGTG CTGCTCCAGTTCCAGGTTTGTCTGCAGGTGCTGTAGCAGGGATTGTTGTTGCTGTTCTGCTGGTGGCTGCAGCTGCAACTGCTGGTGTGATTTACTATCGCCGCAAATTCTCTAAGCAACTAAATCAATTGG AGAAGACAATagcagtgatggagggagagcCTGTCACTCTGAAGCCTAATAAAGAAATACAGATAGGTGATAAAATATATTGGCAGTTTAGAGGAGACCTCGTAGCTAAAAAAGAAGGAGAGACCACTGATGGTGAGATTACTGATGGTCATGATGGGatattcagagacagactggagcTGGAGAATGAGACAGGCTcactgaccatcacaaacaccagaacTGCACACACTGGACTCTACACTCTAGAGATCAGAAGAGGCAAAATAATCTTACGCGAAACGTTCATTGTTTTTGTCAAAG ATTCCACAGAAGAGCGAGTGAATGAATCAGTGATGCCACTGCTGAATAGAGAGAATGGATGTAGTGAATGA
- the LOC127157212 gene encoding uncharacterized protein LOC127157212 isoform X2 yields the protein MKSAFKSFQIFLLLCGVFGADQYEVKSVSVMEGGSVTLNPDLTQIKNFYLIEWRFEDPVIAQTNGKDITYPNHTDIFRDRLLLDQTGSLTIKNMRIKHSGLYKLQIRHSTGTLKGKFSVTVYESTSKAEMKSMSLMEGNPVTLQTDVPQLYGDELIVWRFGDEGKLIAKVDIEAKSSPLYYDERFRDRLQLDHQTGSLTITNTRTTDSGLYAVEISSNKQTLYKKYTVTISAAPVPGLSAGAVAGIVVAVLLVAAAATAGVIYYRRKFSKQLNQLEKTIAVMEGEPVTLKPNKEIQIGDKIYWQFRGDLVAKKEGETTDGEITDGHDGIFRDRLELENETGSLTITNTRTAHTGLYTLEIRRGKIILRETFIVFVKVSVLL from the exons ATGAAGAGCGCTTTCAAATCCTTTCAGATTTTTCTACTATTGTGCG GTGTGTTTGGTGCTGATCAGTATGAGGTGaagtcagtgtcagtgatggagggaggtTCTGTCACTCTAAACCCTGATCTTACTCaaataaagaatttttatttgataGAGTGGAGGTTTGAAGACCCAGTCATTGCTCAAACTAATGGAAAGGACATCACATATCCCAATCACACTGACatattcagagacagactgctGCTggatcagactggatctctcaCCATCAAGAACATGAGAATCAAACACTCTGGACTCTATAAACTACAGATCAGGCACAGCACTGGGACATTGAAAGGAAAATTCAGTGTTACTGTCTATG AGTCTACATCTAAAGCTGAAATGAAGAGCATGTCATTGATGGAGGGAAATCCAGTCACTCTTCAGACTGATGTTCCTCAACTATACGGAGATGAGCTGATAGTGTGGAGGTTTGGAGATGAAGGAAAACTCATAGCTAAAGTTGATATAGAGGCCAAGAGCTCACCATTATATTAtgatgagagattcagagacagactgcagctggatcatcagactggatctctgaccatcacaaacaccagaaccacagactctggactttatgCAGTGGAGATCAGCAGCAACAAACAGACTTTATACAAGAAATATACTGTTACCATCAGTG CTGCTCCAGTTCCAGGTTTGTCTGCAGGTGCTGTAGCAGGGATTGTTGTTGCTGTTCTGCTGGTGGCTGCAGCTGCAACTGCTGGTGTGATTTACTATCGCCGCAAATTCTCTAAGCAACTAAATCAATTGG AGAAGACAATagcagtgatggagggagagcCTGTCACTCTGAAGCCTAATAAAGAAATACAGATAGGTGATAAAATATATTGGCAGTTTAGAGGAGACCTCGTAGCTAAAAAAGAAGGAGAGACCACTGATGGTGAGATTACTGATGGTCATGATGGGatattcagagacagactggagcTGGAGAATGAGACAGGCTcactgaccatcacaaacaccagaacTGCACACACTGGACTCTACACTCTAGAGATCAGAAGAGGCAAAATAATCTTACGCGAAACGTTCATTGTTTTTGTCAAAG TTTCTGTGCTGCTGTGA